Proteins encoded together in one Orrella marina window:
- a CDS encoding YbaN family protein, whose product MWQRTAYTVAGLIALGLGLLGVILPGLPTTPFILLAAACFARSSQRLHDWLLTNRWTGPMLRDWVRHHSLPRRVRWIAIGSMTAMISLSIWILSDRPWLQFILVLAGLIGAWSVLRIPLRENASQSTQANLNQICNCDSGDELGKPPANGSTASKRQNETREKG is encoded by the coding sequence ATGTGGCAGCGAACCGCGTACACGGTTGCGGGACTGATTGCGCTTGGGCTGGGGTTGCTTGGCGTGATACTACCTGGACTGCCAACCACGCCCTTTATCCTGCTAGCAGCCGCCTGCTTTGCCCGCTCATCCCAGCGACTTCACGACTGGTTGCTCACGAACAGGTGGACAGGCCCCATGTTGCGCGACTGGGTCAGACACCATAGTCTGCCACGCAGAGTGAGGTGGATTGCCATCGGCTCCATGACTGCCATGATCAGCCTGTCAATCTGGATTCTGAGTGATCGGCCCTGGTTGCAATTCATTCTGGTACTGGCCGGCTTGATCGGTGCATGGAGTGTGCTGCGCATTCCACTTCGCGAAAATGCCAGTCAATCCACTCAAGCCAACCTGAACCAGATCTGCAACTGTGACTCCGGGGATGAACTCGGAAAGCCACCCGCAAATGGCTCGACAGCAAGCAAGCGACAGAACGAAACAAGAGAGAAGGGATGA
- a CDS encoding SirB2 family protein yields the protein MLTNLLPPWLYPSLLASHQIAVTLSIMLFVARGLGVQLAATWPMRRAIRRLSIQIDIVLLTAGVSLWILMQYNPVVHSWLGVKLLLLVLYIVLGSFALKRASTQTSRAVFFVGAIVCVFWMVGIALYRHPLGWLIHGS from the coding sequence ATGTTGACCAACCTGCTGCCTCCGTGGCTCTATCCTTCACTGCTTGCCTCACACCAGATTGCGGTCACGCTGAGCATCATGTTGTTTGTCGCAAGGGGCCTGGGGGTTCAGCTAGCAGCCACATGGCCCATGCGCCGAGCCATCCGTCGACTGAGCATCCAGATTGATATTGTGCTGCTCACTGCCGGTGTGAGCCTGTGGATTCTGATGCAGTACAACCCGGTCGTGCACAGCTGGCTGGGAGTAAAACTGCTGTTGCTGGTGCTTTACATCGTACTGGGTTCGTTTGCGCTAAAGCGCGCAAGCACACAGACATCCAGAGCTGTCTTTTTTGTCGGCGCGATTGTCTGCGTCTTCTGGATGGTCGGCATCGCACTCTATCGCCACCCGCTTGGGTGGCTGATTCACGGGTCATGA
- a CDS encoding acetate--CoA ligase family protein, whose amino-acid sequence MTSELPPHDLNSLFEPRSVAILGASSDPLKLGGRPIRFMKESGFQGKIYPVNPKNDEIQGLRAYPSVLDIPGEVDQAIIILPAKFCAQAMRDCAAKGIRMIQLFSSGFAEEGEHGQAMQEEVIQIARENDMRVLGPNCLGVVGVSNRFFATFSTALEALEPSPGVISIATQSGAFGSCAYSIAIQRGMGLSRIVATGNEADIDVASCIDYFATDPATRVICAAIEGCNDGNALRRALLKAADHGKPVILMKVGTSEVGVAAAATHTGSLAGNDTVFEAIFEECGAWRARSIEEMLDIAYFCAQLPEPSSRRAGIVTVSGGIGILMADDCEASQLELPALPDSSAKEIRALLSFAPIGNPMDTTAQVSAVKNGVTLVMDQILSQTDWPIMLLYMAQSAAAPVKFEPMKLELYKLREKYPERCFVLIGPSDAGVVKELEANGFAVLADPSRAVKAIGAYRQIVERRERLRRLPSGPGGSLPRLPDVGNETLAKSFLHEQGLPVLQEQLCNSPDQAAQAAMSLGLPVAMKIVSEQILHKTEIGGVILNLNSEAEVRQAYDTILSRARAKQPDAIIDGILVSPMAGDGVETILGTSFDPVFGPMIMFGLGGISVELFKDVAFASAPLKESDALALVDKVRGSALLKGWRGQAALDIAALTDALVKLSRVASDYSHEISSIDINPFLVRQQGGVCLDAVITRHM is encoded by the coding sequence ATGACATCCGAACTACCTCCGCATGATCTCAATTCGCTTTTCGAGCCTCGCTCGGTCGCCATCCTGGGCGCATCATCGGATCCTCTAAAACTAGGAGGACGCCCGATCCGTTTCATGAAGGAAAGCGGCTTCCAGGGGAAGATCTATCCTGTCAATCCAAAAAATGACGAGATCCAGGGTCTGAGGGCCTACCCCAGCGTACTGGACATTCCAGGTGAGGTTGACCAGGCGATCATCATTCTCCCGGCCAAGTTCTGTGCTCAGGCCATGCGGGATTGTGCTGCCAAAGGAATCCGCATGATCCAGCTCTTTAGCTCAGGGTTTGCGGAAGAAGGTGAGCATGGCCAGGCTATGCAGGAAGAGGTCATACAGATTGCGCGCGAGAACGACATGCGAGTCCTGGGCCCGAACTGCCTTGGCGTCGTCGGCGTATCAAACCGGTTCTTCGCAACGTTCTCTACCGCACTCGAAGCGCTTGAGCCCTCGCCCGGTGTAATTTCGATAGCCACCCAGAGTGGCGCATTTGGCTCTTGTGCGTACTCGATCGCCATTCAGCGCGGCATGGGACTTTCGCGGATTGTGGCAACCGGCAATGAGGCTGATATTGATGTGGCGTCATGCATCGATTACTTCGCAACCGATCCCGCAACCCGGGTGATCTGCGCTGCAATTGAAGGGTGCAATGACGGCAATGCGCTTCGCCGGGCGCTACTCAAAGCGGCTGATCATGGCAAACCCGTCATTCTCATGAAGGTTGGCACGTCCGAAGTTGGCGTTGCCGCAGCGGCCACCCACACCGGGTCACTTGCCGGGAATGACACCGTATTTGAAGCGATTTTCGAGGAGTGTGGTGCATGGCGTGCGCGTTCGATTGAAGAGATGCTGGATATAGCCTACTTTTGCGCACAACTGCCAGAGCCCTCCAGTCGACGGGCGGGTATCGTGACGGTGTCGGGGGGAATCGGCATCCTGATGGCAGATGACTGCGAAGCGAGTCAGCTTGAACTGCCAGCGTTGCCAGACTCGAGCGCCAAGGAGATAAGAGCCCTTTTGTCGTTTGCTCCAATCGGCAACCCGATGGACACCACGGCACAGGTCTCCGCAGTCAAGAATGGTGTGACCCTGGTAATGGACCAGATTTTGTCGCAGACAGACTGGCCAATCATGCTGCTCTACATGGCACAGAGTGCAGCCGCCCCGGTCAAATTCGAGCCGATGAAGCTAGAGCTGTACAAGCTGCGTGAAAAGTATCCCGAACGCTGTTTTGTGTTGATCGGACCGTCGGACGCCGGTGTTGTGAAGGAGCTTGAAGCAAACGGGTTTGCGGTGCTGGCCGATCCTTCCCGGGCTGTCAAGGCGATTGGTGCGTACCGCCAAATTGTGGAACGACGGGAAAGGCTGAGACGATTACCATCCGGGCCAGGAGGATCTTTGCCCAGGCTACCGGACGTCGGCAACGAAACGCTGGCCAAATCGTTTCTTCACGAACAAGGCCTACCCGTCTTGCAGGAGCAACTTTGCAATAGCCCTGACCAGGCCGCTCAGGCCGCCATGTCACTCGGTCTGCCAGTTGCCATGAAAATTGTCTCCGAGCAAATCCTGCACAAGACTGAAATCGGCGGGGTCATACTGAATCTGAACTCCGAAGCAGAGGTTCGTCAGGCATATGACACCATATTGTCGCGAGCGCGCGCGAAACAGCCAGATGCAATCATTGACGGCATCCTGGTGTCGCCCATGGCAGGTGATGGTGTGGAAACCATTCTCGGCACATCGTTTGATCCAGTCTTTGGCCCAATGATCATGTTCGGGCTTGGAGGCATCTCGGTCGAACTCTTCAAGGATGTCGCCTTTGCGTCGGCGCCTCTCAAGGAAAGCGATGCGCTCGCGCTAGTCGACAAGGTCAGAGGATCGGCGTTGCTCAAAGGATGGAGAGGACAAGCAGCGCTTGACATCGCTGCCCTGACCGATGCACTCGTCAAGCTCTCAAGAGTGGCTTCAGACTATTCACATGAAATCAGCAGCATCGACATCAACCCGTTCCTGGTCAGACAGCAGGGTGGCGTATGCCTGGATGCGGTGATCACTCGCCACATGTGA
- a CDS encoding enoyl-CoA hydratase/isomerase family protein, translating into MSFETLDVKVENDIAVVTLNRPPVNAQNAQLRSELIEVFDSFNDRTDVKVVVLTGTGKTFSGGADINERPNLGTTPGAYWRHNRLVRECSNSISECNKPVICAVNGPAIGAGFGLMTACDIWIASNTAVFAMTEINVGLAGGTAMLQSIFGKSRARRMFFTGMKITADEMYRLGLIEASLPPEELMPYTMELAQEIASKAPIALRYAKEASQVTAVMPRREGYRFEQNITVALSKTEDTAEAQRAFKEKRQPVYKGR; encoded by the coding sequence ATGTCATTTGAAACACTGGATGTCAAAGTCGAAAACGACATCGCTGTAGTCACCCTGAACAGGCCACCCGTTAATGCCCAGAACGCACAACTGCGCAGCGAACTGATTGAGGTCTTCGACTCGTTCAACGACCGCACAGACGTCAAGGTCGTGGTGCTGACCGGTACGGGCAAGACGTTCTCGGGAGGGGCTGATATCAACGAGCGCCCGAATCTGGGTACGACGCCTGGTGCATACTGGCGTCACAACCGCCTGGTCCGCGAATGCAGCAATTCCATTTCAGAATGCAACAAGCCTGTCATTTGCGCCGTCAACGGACCAGCGATCGGAGCAGGATTCGGACTGATGACGGCCTGCGACATCTGGATCGCGTCCAATACAGCAGTTTTTGCCATGACTGAAATCAACGTCGGCCTGGCTGGCGGGACTGCCATGCTGCAAAGCATTTTTGGCAAATCACGTGCCCGACGGATGTTCTTTACCGGCATGAAAATCACGGCTGACGAGATGTATCGACTGGGCCTGATCGAGGCCAGCCTGCCGCCCGAAGAACTGATGCCCTACACCATGGAACTGGCACAAGAGATAGCCTCGAAAGCACCGATCGCGCTGCGCTATGCAAAGGAAGCAAGCCAGGTGACCGCAGTCATGCCACGCAGAGAAGGTTACAGGTTCGAACAGAACATCACCGTTGCGCTGTCCAAAACAGAAGATACGGCCGAAGCCCAGCGAGCTTTCAAGGAGAAGCGCCAGCCAGTGTACAAAGGACGGTAA
- a CDS encoding Bug family tripartite tricarboxylate transporter substrate binding protein translates to MRIFKKSVFAICAAALSIAASPAAAKFPDAPVTLIVPYSAGGVTDAYARSIGQKLSEMWDQPVLVDNRPGGGTIIGTTAATRADPDGYTILVTSYGFTSNQVLKSSLPYDPKALTPILLIGNSSNMFVINKDQPFNNLSEIIEWAKKNPGELTLASSGNGSSPHIAAELFATEAGVKITHIPYKGTSPAMTDVMGGQVIGIFDGPSSMRRVEAGQLKAIAIASDGPHPNAQGVPTFKEQGIDLVFGSYFGFFVPTGTPEDIQSFIFESIETAMQDPKVAEVIAKTGIIQRNGTQQDFKDFLDSELARLTKLVNTEGVSIIVD, encoded by the coding sequence ATGCGCATCTTCAAGAAATCCGTTTTCGCCATCTGCGCCGCGGCACTCTCGATCGCCGCTTCACCGGCTGCAGCCAAATTTCCTGACGCGCCAGTCACGCTGATCGTGCCCTACTCGGCTGGCGGAGTCACCGACGCATATGCGCGTTCCATCGGACAGAAACTTTCAGAAATGTGGGATCAACCCGTGCTGGTCGACAACCGGCCAGGTGGTGGCACGATCATTGGAACGACTGCAGCAACACGAGCAGACCCTGACGGTTACACGATCCTGGTGACCAGTTACGGTTTCACCTCGAATCAGGTGCTCAAGAGCTCCCTGCCCTACGACCCCAAAGCACTGACTCCAATCCTGCTGATCGGCAATTCGTCCAACATGTTTGTTATCAACAAGGATCAGCCGTTCAACAACCTGAGCGAGATTATCGAGTGGGCCAAGAAAAATCCCGGCGAACTGACACTCGCATCCTCCGGTAACGGGTCCAGTCCGCACATTGCCGCCGAATTGTTTGCAACCGAAGCCGGTGTCAAGATCACACACATCCCTTACAAAGGCACATCACCAGCGATGACCGATGTGATGGGTGGACAGGTCATTGGAATTTTTGACGGTCCCTCTTCCATGCGTCGAGTCGAAGCCGGCCAGCTTAAAGCCATCGCTATTGCTTCGGACGGACCCCACCCGAACGCTCAAGGTGTTCCGACCTTCAAGGAGCAAGGCATTGACCTGGTCTTTGGAAGCTACTTTGGCTTCTTCGTTCCGACCGGCACACCTGAAGATATTCAGTCGTTCATTTTTGAGTCGATCGAGACTGCGATGCAGGATCCAAAGGTAGCCGAAGTGATCGCCAAGACAGGCATTATTCAGCGCAATGGAACCCAGCAGGATTTCAAGGACTTTCTGGACTCCGAGCTTGCCCGTCTGACCAAACTGGTAAACACAGAAGGTGTTTCCATCATCGTGGACTAA
- a CDS encoding Bug family tripartite tricarboxylate transporter substrate binding protein — MFKIKGILTGTALALALAGTTAWATDDYPNKTVRIILPFSPGGGADNNARIIAGPLSERLGQPVIIDYKPGAGGTIAANYVAKGEKDGYAILYATPGQQLTNPYLMESLPYDPRNDFDSIIQLIQGTNVLVVHKDLPVNSVEELIEYGEANPGKLNFASSGIGSSSHLAGELFKSMSGLDMEHIPFKGSGDAVAQVIGGRVPMTIDTVSVYLPHIASGAVKALGVSTPERNPMLPDVPPIADDLTGFSAFPVNYLTATAGTPRPIIDKLNRDVNAVLQQPDVREKFLKNGSTVVGGTPEQLGALIESESAKWKKVIEESKASN; from the coding sequence ATGTTCAAGATCAAGGGAATTCTGACGGGTACCGCGCTGGCGCTAGCACTGGCGGGAACCACTGCCTGGGCAACTGATGACTATCCGAACAAGACTGTACGCATCATCTTGCCCTTCTCGCCTGGCGGTGGCGCAGACAACAACGCCCGAATCATCGCAGGCCCCTTGTCCGAACGCTTGGGCCAACCCGTCATCATCGACTACAAGCCAGGTGCCGGAGGCACCATTGCCGCCAACTACGTCGCAAAGGGCGAGAAGGACGGTTACGCCATTCTCTACGCAACACCCGGACAACAGTTGACCAACCCATATCTGATGGAATCGTTACCTTACGATCCAAGGAACGATTTTGATTCGATCATCCAGCTCATCCAGGGTACGAACGTACTGGTCGTGCACAAAGACCTTCCGGTCAACAGTGTTGAGGAACTGATCGAATACGGCGAAGCTAACCCGGGCAAGCTTAATTTTGCGAGTTCAGGTATAGGATCATCCAGTCATCTGGCGGGGGAACTCTTCAAGTCCATGTCTGGCCTCGACATGGAGCACATCCCGTTCAAGGGCTCTGGTGATGCCGTGGCACAAGTCATTGGTGGCCGGGTACCCATGACAATCGACACCGTTTCGGTATACCTGCCCCATATCGCATCAGGTGCGGTCAAGGCACTTGGTGTCTCAACACCCGAGCGCAACCCGATGTTGCCCGATGTACCGCCAATTGCTGACGATCTCACGGGTTTCTCCGCATTTCCTGTGAACTACCTGACTGCAACTGCAGGGACGCCCCGTCCGATCATCGACAAGCTCAATCGAGATGTCAATGCCGTCCTGCAGCAGCCGGACGTACGCGAGAAGTTTCTCAAGAATGGCTCCACGGTTGTCGGGGGTACGCCTGAGCAACTGGGCGCACTGATCGAATCAGAATCCGCCAAATGGAAGAAGGTTATTGAAGAGTCCAAGGCAAGCAACTAA
- a CDS encoding LysR substrate-binding domain-containing protein, giving the protein MRLQQLRYLVTVAQTGFNISEAARLLHTSQPGVSRQLKLLEEELGMPLLLRTRNSVTGLAPGADPVMALARQIVSDVDRLRDLGRRTYRKVRKSLSVVTNHSIARYLLARPLSGFREAYPSVAIEVSQNTPDVALQQLLNQEVDLVLSTRAPVNQSQLICVPCYSLSRILIMPLDHPLSHCAVQTLDEIAKYPLVMYTAPHAGRTSVENAFRSHGIEFQIALTAADSDIVKTCVADGLGIAVITALSFDQARDTNLVGRCVNRLFEPSPVYAVARRDSADEEVLLSFINQFAPHITFSALRSLLSGGPLPEPRVIGAQRLPGT; this is encoded by the coding sequence ATGAGATTGCAGCAACTGCGTTATCTGGTGACTGTCGCGCAGACCGGGTTCAACATTTCCGAGGCTGCACGATTACTGCATACATCCCAGCCGGGCGTCAGCCGTCAGTTGAAGCTGCTCGAGGAAGAGCTTGGGATGCCTTTGCTGTTGCGTACACGCAACAGTGTGACCGGCCTCGCACCGGGTGCGGATCCAGTGATGGCGCTTGCCAGACAGATTGTTTCCGACGTGGATCGATTACGCGATCTGGGTCGTCGTACCTACCGGAAAGTACGTAAATCTCTGTCGGTCGTGACCAATCACAGCATTGCTCGTTATCTGCTTGCCAGGCCACTTTCCGGATTTCGCGAAGCTTATCCATCGGTAGCAATCGAAGTCAGTCAGAACACTCCCGATGTTGCTTTGCAACAATTGCTTAACCAGGAGGTGGATCTCGTTCTCAGCACGCGGGCACCTGTCAATCAGTCGCAGTTGATCTGTGTGCCATGTTATTCCTTGTCCAGAATTCTGATCATGCCGCTCGATCACCCGTTGTCGCATTGCGCTGTACAGACTCTCGACGAAATTGCAAAGTACCCGCTTGTGATGTACACGGCACCTCATGCAGGGAGAACCTCGGTCGAGAACGCGTTTCGTTCGCATGGCATCGAGTTTCAGATTGCACTGACTGCTGCTGATTCTGATATTGTCAAAACCTGCGTGGCCGATGGGCTTGGAATTGCAGTAATCACCGCTTTGTCGTTCGATCAGGCGCGAGATACGAATCTGGTCGGCCGCTGCGTGAATCGCCTGTTCGAACCTAGCCCTGTCTACGCCGTGGCCCGGCGCGACAGTGCGGACGAAGAGGTCTTGTTGTCGTTCATCAACCAGTTTGCTCCACACATTACCTTTAGTGCCCTAAGGTCATTGCTCTCAGGCGGGCCGCTGCCAGAACCCAGGGTGATCGGGGCGCAGCGCCTGCCGGGCACTTAG
- a CDS encoding enoyl-CoA hydratase/isomerase family protein translates to MTELNDTLKPLHELTQIRFELIGHVGVVRMDNPPVNPMSRMLSDELTYALDYISEIDEVRAVVLTGEGKVFCAGADLKGRADVIKGPGDLPAHSRRTREAFHAIRECAKPVVAAINGAALGAGLGMAASADVIITSEKGSIGLPEIDVGLLGGCRHAQRLFPHSYLRMMALTGYRVTGEEMYRLGVAVKVTRPEELMQEAIALATTMASKSPLSIRLSKQTMNAIEDMSLRDGYRYEQDMTAAIARTEDAKEAQRAFLEKRAPNFVGR, encoded by the coding sequence ATGACTGAATTGAATGACACCCTCAAGCCTTTGCATGAACTTACACAGATCCGCTTCGAGCTGATCGGTCATGTGGGCGTTGTCCGAATGGACAATCCACCCGTCAACCCGATGAGCCGCATGCTGAGTGATGAGCTGACGTATGCACTCGATTACATATCCGAGATCGATGAGGTCAGAGCAGTGGTGCTGACAGGGGAAGGCAAAGTGTTTTGCGCGGGTGCGGACCTCAAGGGCCGGGCTGACGTGATCAAGGGCCCAGGCGATCTTCCAGCTCATTCGCGTCGAACCCGCGAGGCGTTTCATGCCATTCGCGAGTGTGCCAAGCCGGTAGTGGCCGCAATCAACGGTGCCGCGCTCGGGGCCGGTCTAGGAATGGCTGCCTCGGCCGATGTGATCATCACTTCAGAAAAGGGCTCGATCGGATTGCCGGAAATCGATGTTGGTCTGCTAGGGGGGTGTCGCCACGCGCAGCGACTTTTTCCGCATTCCTATCTCAGGATGATGGCCTTGACCGGTTACCGGGTTACCGGAGAGGAAATGTACCGCCTCGGCGTGGCGGTTAAAGTCACCAGGCCTGAAGAGTTGATGCAGGAAGCCATTGCACTTGCCACCACCATGGCGAGCAAGAGTCCGCTCTCTATCCGGTTGTCCAAACAGACGATGAACGCCATCGAGGACATGAGTCTGCGTGATGGCTACCGTTATGAGCAGGATATGACGGCAGCAATCGCCAGGACCGAAGACGCGAAGGAGGCACAACGTGCTTTCCTCGAAAAACGTGCGCCGAACTTTGTCGGACGGTGA
- a CDS encoding 4-carboxy-4-hydroxy-2-oxoadipate aldolase/oxaloacetate decarboxylase, translating to MTSQETLLQQLNALGTATIHEAQGQIGAMDHEMKPIDPTCRMIGRALTVDTRPDDNLMIHYALTKARPGDVLVVDAKGFLEAGPWGDLLTLAAMKRGIVGLVIDGAVRDANTILELGFPVFCKGLSIKGTNKEQAGKVNVPVICAGVNVRPGDIIVGDRDGVVVIKSEDAQSALDSANAREAKEDGIRTKIESGISTVEILGLGPKLTALGLE from the coding sequence ATGACTAGTCAAGAAACCCTATTGCAACAACTCAACGCTCTCGGGACCGCAACGATTCACGAAGCACAGGGCCAGATCGGTGCAATGGATCATGAAATGAAACCCATCGATCCAACTTGCAGAATGATTGGGCGCGCGCTCACTGTGGACACGCGCCCGGATGACAACCTGATGATTCATTACGCACTAACCAAAGCCCGGCCCGGTGATGTCCTGGTTGTCGACGCAAAAGGCTTTCTTGAAGCCGGCCCGTGGGGAGACTTGCTGACGCTTGCCGCCATGAAGCGAGGGATTGTGGGCCTGGTCATTGACGGTGCAGTCAGGGACGCAAACACAATTCTCGAACTGGGATTTCCTGTGTTTTGCAAAGGACTGTCGATCAAAGGCACGAACAAGGAGCAAGCTGGCAAAGTCAACGTTCCAGTTATTTGCGCTGGCGTGAATGTTCGACCTGGCGACATCATTGTCGGTGATCGTGATGGAGTGGTCGTAATCAAAAGCGAAGACGCACAATCGGCCCTGGACTCTGCAAACGCAAGAGAGGCCAAGGAAGACGGGATCAGGACCAAGATTGAGTCCGGGATCTCGACGGTTGAGATTCTTGGTCTAGGCCCCAAACTGACAGCACTGGGTCTCGAGTAA
- a CDS encoding NAD(P)-dependent oxidoreductase produces MKSMIIGMGEVGCCLFEALHEGGMPIQVAIDKRLSERAKGLTAKYGTQTAQDVRDHLQDVEVILSCVEGETAPVIAEIISEHGRPGQILIDFSTASADAKRQASALLAKREITYIDVAIMGAIALTGASTSMIAAGVSADSKGQSTIEAMQGAGIPVKVISNSQAGDAISLKLLRSVFTKGLEALTTECLSAAEHLGVRESLYEVLSDIDKAHLPRFLEMLVTTHLVHAERRRKEVERANEQLVELGLTSLMLPAVTAVFERTERLHDRSSTPTPPSPEVALAILTEISRSPQNRPADSKVTT; encoded by the coding sequence ATGAAATCCATGATCATCGGAATGGGCGAAGTGGGCTGCTGCCTGTTTGAAGCCCTTCACGAAGGCGGCATGCCGATACAGGTGGCGATCGACAAACGACTGTCCGAGCGTGCCAAGGGTTTGACCGCGAAATATGGAACACAAACTGCTCAGGATGTTCGAGACCATTTACAGGATGTTGAGGTCATACTGTCGTGCGTCGAGGGCGAAACAGCACCCGTCATCGCAGAGATCATCTCGGAACATGGACGTCCCGGGCAGATACTGATTGATTTTTCAACAGCATCAGCTGACGCAAAACGCCAGGCATCTGCCCTGCTGGCCAAACGAGAAATCACCTACATCGACGTTGCAATCATGGGTGCAATTGCCTTGACCGGTGCCAGCACCAGCATGATTGCGGCAGGCGTCAGTGCGGATTCGAAGGGACAGTCAACCATCGAGGCAATGCAAGGCGCAGGCATCCCCGTCAAGGTCATTTCAAACAGTCAGGCGGGCGATGCAATTTCTCTCAAACTCTTGCGCAGCGTGTTTACCAAAGGCCTTGAAGCGCTCACAACAGAATGTCTTTCAGCAGCCGAACACCTCGGCGTGCGGGAATCACTCTACGAAGTCCTTTCCGACATCGACAAAGCACATCTGCCCCGGTTCCTCGAGATGCTTGTCACAACTCACCTCGTTCATGCCGAACGACGACGCAAAGAAGTCGAACGTGCAAACGAGCAACTTGTCGAGCTCGGTCTCACCAGCCTGATGCTCCCGGCAGTTACTGCTGTTTTTGAGCGGACAGAACGCCTTCACGACCGATCGAGCACCCCAACCCCGCCCTCCCCTGAGGTAGCTCTGGCAATACTCACGGAAATATCAAGATCCCCTCAGAACCGGCCTGCTGACAGCAAGGTAACCACTTAA
- a CDS encoding Bug family tripartite tricarboxylate transporter substrate binding protein: MKKLLIACSVATFGVGGQALAQADYPDRPLQMIVAYSAGGGTDIAARTLAPYIGKYLGGDVAVINRPGAGGEVGFTELANATPDGYTIGFINTPNILTIPIQRKTRYSLESFTPVSNVVDDPGGVQVRLDSPIKSMKDLVEYARSNPSAVTYGTTGIGSDDHLAMLALERQADVKLTHVPFPGSSAVRSALLGGHITLGVFNMGEAVTMLRENQIRSLGQMGETRWSEAADVPTLKEQGFDIVQGSARGIAVPAGTPDAIVEKLAKAVNDAINDPEFQKKAAEQALPLAASSPKEFSDMLYKLRDGYVELWKEQPWVKN; encoded by the coding sequence ATGAAGAAACTACTAATTGCGTGTAGCGTGGCGACTTTTGGCGTCGGGGGGCAAGCGCTGGCTCAGGCAGATTATCCAGATCGTCCGCTGCAAATGATTGTTGCTTACAGCGCTGGCGGCGGTACGGATATCGCCGCCAGAACGCTGGCACCCTATATCGGCAAATATCTTGGTGGAGACGTTGCTGTGATCAATCGTCCTGGCGCTGGTGGAGAAGTCGGCTTCACGGAATTGGCAAATGCAACGCCAGATGGGTACACCATTGGCTTTATTAATACGCCAAATATTCTGACGATTCCGATCCAGCGTAAAACGAGGTACAGCCTTGAGAGCTTCACCCCGGTTTCAAATGTGGTCGATGATCCAGGTGGCGTGCAAGTTCGTCTGGATAGTCCGATTAAGAGCATGAAGGACCTGGTGGAGTATGCCAGGAGCAATCCGAGTGCCGTCACGTACGGCACTACCGGCATTGGTTCGGACGACCATCTGGCCATGCTTGCGCTAGAGAGACAGGCTGATGTCAAGTTGACCCATGTGCCATTTCCAGGTTCCTCCGCTGTGCGATCGGCGCTTCTGGGCGGACACATCACGCTGGGGGTGTTCAATATGGGAGAGGCTGTCACCATGTTGCGCGAGAATCAGATTCGCTCACTGGGTCAGATGGGTGAAACACGGTGGTCAGAGGCGGCGGATGTTCCGACCTTGAAAGAGCAGGGGTTCGATATCGTGCAGGGCTCGGCCAGAGGAATTGCAGTGCCAGCCGGGACCCCTGACGCTATTGTTGAAAAGCTCGCAAAGGCCGTGAACGACGCCATCAACGATCCTGAGTTTCAGAAGAAAGCGGCCGAGCAGGCACTTCCACTTGCTGCGAGTTCTCCCAAAGAGTTCTCGGACATGCTTTACAAGTTGCGTGACGGTTACGTGGAGCTCTGGAAAGAACAGCCTTGGGTCAAGAATTGA
- a CDS encoding tripartite tricarboxylate transporter TctB family protein translates to MFLPRKVSLELGAATLVAVLSLYGLLTVWNYPDGSRIMPVGVMILSTVLSLIWIVQLMMSGKLKTDPAPEIDVAEVKRVCTILLSLPVLILGVAKLGFFTTFVLMIPVITWLLGYRNWRGIATGTVIFSGGLYLIFKVVLNRPLPAEIWFLIGA, encoded by the coding sequence ATGTTTCTACCCCGAAAGGTTTCTCTGGAACTTGGCGCAGCAACGCTGGTTGCCGTGCTGTCATTGTATGGATTGCTGACCGTCTGGAATTACCCGGATGGTTCCCGAATCATGCCAGTCGGAGTCATGATCCTATCAACCGTACTTTCGTTGATCTGGATTGTGCAGTTGATGATGAGTGGAAAGCTCAAGACCGATCCAGCCCCGGAGATCGACGTCGCGGAAGTAAAGCGCGTCTGCACGATCCTGCTGAGTCTTCCGGTGCTGATCCTTGGGGTCGCGAAGCTGGGCTTCTTTACAACTTTTGTTCTCATGATCCCGGTGATCACATGGTTGCTTGGTTACCGGAACTGGAGAGGCATTGCAACTGGTACGGTCATATTCTCCGGGGGGCTATACCTTATTTTCAAGGTCGTTCTGAATCGACCACTTCCAGCCGAAATCTGGTTTTTGATCGGAGCTTGA